One genomic window of Amphiura filiformis chromosome 3, Afil_fr2py, whole genome shotgun sequence includes the following:
- the LOC140147750 gene encoding histone H3.3A: MARTKQTARKSTGGKAPRKQLATKAARKSAPSTGGVKKPHRYRPGTVALREIRRYQKSTELLIRKLPFQRLVREIAQDFKTELRFQSAAIGALQEASEAYLVGLFEDTNLCAIHAKRVTIMPKDIQLARRIRGERA; this comes from the coding sequence ATGGCTCGTACAAAGCAAACAGCACGTAAATCTACTGGAGGAAAGGCTCCACGCAAACAGCTAGCTACCAAGGCGGCCCGTAAATCGGCACCATCTACTGGAGGAGTCAAGAAGCCACATCGTTACAGGCCCGGTACTGTCGCTCTCCGTGAGATCCGTCGTTACCAGAAGAGTACCGAGCTCCTCATCCGTAAGCTCCCCTTCCAGCGTCTGGTCCGTGAAATCGCTCAGGACTTCAAGACTGAACTTCGATTCCAAAGTGCTGCGATCGGCGCCCTTCAGGAGGCTAGTGAAGCTTACTTGGTTGGTCTGTTTGAAGACACCAACCTGTGCGCTATCCACGCCAAGCGTGTAACCATCATGCCAAAGGATATCCAACTTGCACGTCGTATCCGTGGTGAACGTGCTTAG